Proteins found in one Roseovarius pelagicus genomic segment:
- a CDS encoding protein adenylyltransferase SelO, with amino-acid sequence MALQIPFDNSYAQLPQPFHTRINPKPVRAPQLLHFNTALADELGITRGTDSELAEVFSGNRLPDGAEPLAQAYAGHQFGGFSPSLGDGRANLLGEVVDRDGQRRDIQLKGSGPTPYSRMGDGRAWMGPVLREYVVSEAMHALGVPTTRALAAVATGEPVYRESGGLPGAVLARVASSHVRVGTFQYFAARRDTDALKTLCDYVIDRHYPQATGPADLLNAVAQRQAHLVAQWMSVGFIHGVMNTDNTAISGETIDYGPCAFLDTYHPQTVFSSIDAQGRYAYDNQINVITWNLAQFASSLVPLMTDEKAAVAAFTEAVHAMPEIAEAEWLRRFGAKIGLASATEADRALITDLLDLMTHGRADFTNTFRTLASRAARDQFLDPAQFDPWQARWRSRVQSEPDWQTRMDDANPAFIPRNHRIEQMIAAAVSGDMAPFQRLLDVLSRPFVDQPDASDLTHPPEPSEIVQQTFCGT; translated from the coding sequence ATGGCCCTGCAAATACCCTTTGATAACAGCTACGCGCAGCTACCCCAGCCGTTCCACACCCGGATCAATCCCAAACCTGTGCGCGCACCGCAATTGCTGCATTTCAACACCGCACTGGCGGATGAGTTGGGTATCACCCGTGGAACCGACTCAGAACTGGCCGAAGTTTTTTCCGGCAATCGGTTACCCGACGGCGCAGAGCCATTGGCGCAGGCCTATGCTGGCCACCAGTTTGGCGGGTTCAGCCCATCGCTGGGCGACGGGCGCGCGAACTTGTTGGGCGAGGTCGTGGACCGAGATGGGCAAAGACGCGATATCCAGCTCAAGGGCTCTGGCCCCACCCCCTATAGCCGCATGGGTGACGGGCGGGCGTGGATGGGTCCCGTTCTGCGCGAATATGTCGTCAGCGAGGCAATGCATGCCTTGGGCGTGCCAACCACGCGCGCCTTGGCCGCCGTCGCCACGGGCGAACCGGTCTATCGAGAGTCAGGCGGGCTGCCCGGCGCAGTTCTGGCGCGCGTCGCCTCAAGTCATGTCCGCGTGGGCACGTTTCAGTATTTCGCCGCCCGGCGTGACACAGATGCCCTGAAGACACTTTGCGATTACGTGATAGATCGGCATTATCCGCAGGCTACCGGCCCTGCGGACCTCTTGAATGCAGTGGCACAACGGCAGGCGCATCTGGTGGCGCAATGGATGTCCGTCGGGTTTATCCACGGCGTGATGAACACCGACAACACCGCCATTTCAGGCGAAACGATCGACTATGGTCCATGCGCATTTCTTGACACCTACCACCCCCAGACTGTCTTTAGTTCGATCGACGCACAGGGACGGTATGCCTACGACAACCAGATAAACGTCATCACTTGGAATCTAGCGCAGTTCGCCTCATCGCTCGTGCCGTTGATGACCGACGAGAAAGCCGCTGTTGCAGCTTTTACAGAGGCCGTGCATGCCATGCCCGAAATTGCCGAGGCTGAATGGCTGCGCCGCTTTGGGGCCAAGATCGGCCTTGCTAGCGCAACCGAGGCAGATCGCGCGCTGATCACCGATCTGCTGGACTTGATGACCCACGGTCGTGCCGATTTCACCAACACGTTCCGCACCCTTGCGTCCCGCGCCGCGCGCGATCAGTTCCTTGATCCTGCACAGTTTGACCCGTGGCAAGCGCGCTGGCGATCCCGTGTGCAATCAGAGCCTGATTGGCAGACGCGCATGGATGACGCCAATCCTGCATTCATTCCGCGCAATCACCGGATTGAGCAGATGATCGCCGCCGCCGTTTCCGGCGATATGGCTCCATTCCAGCGGTTGCTTGATGTGTTATCTCGTCCATTCGTCGACCAGCCGGACGCCAGTGATCTGACACATCCGCCAGAGCCGTCCGAAATCGTGCAACAGACATTCTGCGGCACCTGA
- a CDS encoding cation:proton antiporter, producing MNILQITSLLIVLAGVFGAINYLFLKLPSSIGILVVALFASFALLGIDLVWPALGVADQVRIFVIGIEFSDALLEGMLGLLLFAGALHVKISDLRAEWILVFLMATIGVGLSTVIVGVGFSWLTGMPLMIALVFGALISPTDPVAVLGVLREANLPKSLETQIAGESLFNDGVGYVVFLVLVGLAFPSGDHHGGGGLVDAGTLFLREALGGAALGLVLGWLTFRVMRLIDDYSLEVLLTLGLAFGGYELAVWLHVSAPIMAVCAGLLIGDVGAKYGMSEETRRHVDGFWKLIDEILNAVLFLMIGFEVFAIAFGADYLTAGVFSIALALLGRLSAVAIPVMMLKPFRDFRKGVIPIMTWGGLKGGISVALALSLPEGEWKPLILTVTYMIVVFSIIVQGLTVSRLANRVGREPDLV from the coding sequence ATGAACATTCTGCAAATCACATCCCTGTTGATCGTTCTGGCCGGCGTGTTCGGCGCGATCAACTATCTCTTTCTCAAGCTGCCCTCTTCCATAGGTATTCTGGTGGTGGCACTCTTTGCCTCCTTTGCCCTTTTGGGCATCGATCTGGTCTGGCCCGCACTCGGAGTGGCGGATCAGGTACGCATCTTTGTCATCGGTATCGAATTCTCCGACGCCCTGCTGGAAGGCATGCTTGGGCTGCTGCTCTTTGCCGGGGCATTGCATGTCAAGATCTCTGACCTGCGGGCCGAGTGGATACTTGTATTCCTGATGGCGACCATCGGCGTCGGCTTGTCGACAGTCATCGTCGGCGTGGGTTTCAGTTGGCTCACCGGTATGCCGCTGATGATCGCGCTGGTCTTTGGTGCCCTGATCTCGCCCACGGATCCTGTGGCGGTTCTGGGCGTGTTGCGCGAGGCGAACCTGCCGAAATCACTTGAAACACAGATTGCCGGCGAATCGCTCTTTAATGACGGGGTCGGCTATGTGGTGTTTTTGGTGTTGGTCGGTCTCGCGTTTCCATCCGGGGATCATCACGGCGGGGGCGGTCTTGTGGATGCTGGCACGCTCTTTCTGCGCGAGGCTCTGGGCGGGGCCGCGCTGGGACTGGTGCTGGGTTGGCTGACATTCCGGGTGATGCGATTGATTGACGACTACTCGCTAGAGGTCCTTTTGACGCTGGGACTGGCCTTTGGTGGCTATGAACTGGCCGTTTGGCTGCATGTGTCGGCCCCGATCATGGCCGTCTGTGCCGGGCTGCTGATCGGCGATGTGGGCGCCAAGTACGGGATGAGTGAGGAAACCCGGCGCCATGTCGATGGATTCTGGAAGCTAATCGATGAGATTTTGAACGCGGTCCTGTTCTTGATGATCGGGTTCGAGGTGTTCGCCATCGCCTTTGGCGCGGATTACCTGACCGCGGGCGTGTTTTCCATCGCATTGGCTCTCTTGGGACGGCTCTCGGCCGTGGCCATTCCGGTGATGATGTTGAAACCATTTCGCGATTTCAGAAAAGGGGTTATCCCAATCATGACATGGGGCGGACTGAAGGGTGGGATTTCGGTCGCGCTGGCTCTTAGCCTGCCAGAAGGCGAATGGAAGCCGTTGATTCTGACCGTTACCTATATGATCGTCGTGTTTTCCATCATTGTCCAAGGTCTGACCGTCAGTCGGCTGGCGAACCGTGTGGGGCGCGAGCCGGATTTGGTCTGA